The Hippea jasoniae genome has a window encoding:
- the speE gene encoding polyamine aminopropyltransferase, protein MNPELWHTEKYTQNCGFTFKVKEVLHTEYSKLQRLDILETYDFGRVMLLDGLIMFTERDEFVYHEMITHLPLFAHSSPKSVLIIGGGDGGSAREVLKHSYLEKIVQVEIDEVVVKNSKKYTPFVGSSFDDPRLNLIIGDGIEFVKNKENEFDVVIIDSTDPFGPAEGLFNKEFYANVYKILKDDGIVVAQAENAYYDPKWMMRSVNNMRKSFGKNVTIYQAAIPTYPSGMWAFSIGWKGKHPKESFDQKRFEKMDLNLKYYNPEIHKAAFVLPNFVEEILKQNS, encoded by the coding sequence ATGAATCCAGAGTTGTGGCATACAGAGAAATATACCCAAAATTGCGGTTTTACATTTAAGGTTAAAGAGGTGTTGCATACCGAATATTCAAAACTTCAGAGACTTGATATTCTTGAGACTTACGATTTTGGCAGGGTGATGCTGCTTGATGGATTGATTATGTTTACCGAAAGGGATGAGTTTGTTTATCATGAGATGATAACGCATCTGCCATTATTTGCACACTCTTCACCTAAAAGTGTTTTGATTATTGGCGGAGGTGATGGGGGTTCAGCAAGAGAGGTTTTAAAACACAGCTATCTTGAAAAAATCGTGCAGGTTGAGATAGATGAAGTTGTTGTGAAAAACTCAAAGAAATACACGCCATTTGTTGGTAGTAGTTTTGACGACCCTCGCCTTAATTTAATTATCGGCGATGGCATAGAGTTTGTGAAGAATAAAGAAAATGAATTTGATGTTGTTATTATCGACTCAACAGATCCGTTTGGACCGGCTGAAGGGCTGTTCAACAAGGAATTCTATGCCAATGTTTATAAAATTTTAAAGGATGATGGTATCGTTGTTGCTCAGGCAGAAAACGCCTATTACGACCCGAAGTGGATGATGCGATCGGTGAACAACATGAGAAAGAGCTTTGGCAAAAATGTTACTATCTATCAGGCTGCCATACCAACATATCCCTCAGGCATGTGGGCTTTTTCTATCGGCTGGAAGGGCAAACACCCAAAAGAAAGCTTTGATCAAAAGCGATTTGAAAAGATGGATTTAAATTTGAAATATTACAACCCTGAGATTCATAAGGCAGCTTTTGTTTTGCCCAACTTTGTAGAGGAGATTTTAAAACAGAACAGCTAA